A window of the Streptomyces griseochromogenes genome harbors these coding sequences:
- a CDS encoding putative protein N(5)-glutamine methyltransferase: MPSLPPSPSLPSSAPSAVVCALRAAGCVFAEDEAELLLATARTPDELSAMVDRRVAGLPLEHVLGWAGFHGLRIEVEPGVFVPRRRTEFLIDQALAEAPGARVVVDLCCGSGALGAALADALGPVEVHAADIDPAAVRCARRNLARYDGRVHAGDLFDALPAALRGRVGILTANVPYVPSSEVALLPAEARDHEPLTALDGGADGLDVLRRVAAGAPEWLAPGGCLLTETGEHQARAAVQAFADAGLTTRLAVPEELFAHVVIGVRER, encoded by the coding sequence ATGCCCTCCCTGCCCCCTTCGCCCTCCCTGCCCTCTTCCGCTCCGTCCGCCGTCGTCTGCGCACTGCGCGCCGCCGGGTGCGTCTTCGCCGAGGACGAGGCGGAGTTGCTCCTCGCCACCGCCCGTACCCCCGACGAACTGTCCGCCATGGTGGACCGGCGCGTCGCCGGGCTCCCGCTCGAACACGTCCTCGGCTGGGCCGGTTTCCACGGTCTGCGCATCGAGGTGGAACCCGGCGTCTTCGTCCCCCGCCGCCGTACCGAGTTCCTGATCGACCAGGCCCTGGCCGAGGCGCCCGGAGCACGGGTGGTCGTCGACCTGTGCTGCGGGTCCGGTGCGCTCGGCGCGGCCCTGGCCGACGCGCTCGGTCCCGTCGAGGTGCACGCCGCCGACATCGACCCAGCCGCTGTACGCTGCGCCCGCCGCAACCTCGCCCGCTACGACGGGCGGGTCCACGCGGGCGACCTGTTCGACGCCCTGCCCGCCGCTCTGCGGGGCCGGGTCGGCATCCTCACGGCCAACGTGCCCTACGTCCCGAGCTCCGAGGTGGCGCTGCTGCCGGCGGAGGCCCGGGACCACGAGCCACTGACCGCCCTCGACGGCGGCGCGGACGGCCTCGACGTCCTGCGCCGGGTGGCCGCCGGGGCACCCGAATGGCTCGCGCCCGGCGGCTGCCTGCTGACCGAGACCGGCGAACACCAGGCCCGGGCGGCCGTGCAGGCGTTCGCCGACGCCGGTCTGACGACCCGTCTGGCGGTGCCGGAGGAGCTGTTCGCGCACGTGGTGATCGGCGTCCGGGAGCGGTGA
- a CDS encoding AAA family ATPase: protein MPSQTSLVTPASPSGTSQLDLAADLLTLLREASTEPRADTQLEALTLAVAADLPVLLWGEPGIGKTAALTQLATALDLPLTTVIASVHEPSDFSGLPVVGDDPAAQGVPMAPPDWAVRLVRAGRGLLFLDELSTAPPAVQAALLRLVLERRIGALRLPPGVRIVAAANPRSSAADGWELSPPLANRFVHLQWTHDHDVVVRGLGGVWPRATLPRLDAEKLPEAVAFARRAVCGFLSARPGLAHRLPSGETRRGGAWPSPRSWEMTLRLIAFVTAADSSRDVLSLLVRGTVGDGPGLELLASLDRMDLPDPEALLADAAGAVLPERGDLRQAVLDGVVDAVRKRPERDRWDAAWTLLVRALETGAPDVVVVPATTLASLRREGWDVPAAIERLAGVVSLSRRADDATRRAAVATGVRR, encoded by the coding sequence ATGCCTTCGCAGACTTCCCTCGTCACGCCCGCATCCCCGTCCGGCACCTCTCAACTCGACCTCGCCGCCGACCTGTTGACCCTGCTGCGCGAGGCGAGCACCGAACCCCGCGCCGACACCCAGCTGGAGGCGCTGACCCTGGCCGTCGCCGCCGACCTCCCCGTGCTCCTGTGGGGTGAGCCCGGCATCGGCAAGACCGCGGCCCTCACCCAGCTCGCGACCGCACTCGACCTGCCGCTGACCACCGTGATCGCCAGCGTGCACGAGCCGTCCGACTTCTCGGGGCTGCCCGTCGTGGGAGACGATCCCGCGGCACAGGGTGTCCCGATGGCCCCGCCGGACTGGGCGGTACGGCTGGTGCGGGCCGGCCGCGGGCTGCTGTTCCTGGACGAGCTGTCCACCGCTCCCCCGGCCGTCCAGGCGGCGCTGCTGCGGCTCGTGCTGGAGCGGCGGATCGGTGCGCTGCGGCTGCCGCCCGGCGTGCGGATCGTGGCCGCCGCCAACCCGCGCTCCTCGGCCGCCGACGGCTGGGAACTGAGCCCTCCTCTGGCCAACCGCTTCGTGCACCTGCAGTGGACGCACGACCACGACGTCGTCGTACGCGGCCTCGGCGGTGTCTGGCCCCGGGCCACCCTGCCCCGGCTCGATGCGGAGAAGCTGCCGGAGGCCGTGGCCTTCGCGCGGCGCGCCGTGTGCGGCTTCCTCTCCGCGCGGCCGGGACTCGCGCACCGCCTGCCCAGCGGTGAGACCCGCAGGGGCGGTGCCTGGCCGTCGCCGCGCAGCTGGGAGATGACGCTGCGTCTGATCGCCTTCGTGACGGCCGCGGACTCCTCCCGCGATGTGCTGTCCCTGCTGGTCCGGGGGACGGTGGGAGACGGACCGGGCCTCGAACTTCTGGCGAGCCTGGACCGGATGGACCTGCCCGATCCCGAGGCGCTGCTGGCCGATGCGGCAGGTGCCGTCCTGCCCGAGCGCGGGGATCTGCGGCAGGCCGTGCTGGACGGCGTGGTGGACGCGGTCCGCAAGCGGCCGGAGCGGGACCGCTGGGACGCGGCGTGGACCCTGCTGGTGCGCGCGCTGGAGACCGGAGCCCCGGACGTGGTGGTCGTGCCCGCCACCACGCTGGCGTCCCTGCGCCGCGAGGGCTGGGACGTACCGGCGGCGATCGAACGGCTCGCCGGTGTGGTGTCCCTGTCCCGGCGCGCCGACGACGCCACCCGCCGGGCCGCCGTCGCGACCGGGGTCCGCCGATGA
- a CDS encoding DUF2201 family putative metallopeptidase yields MTTGTPGALDLGKLFAARLQAARVRPYLATALFALHPVESRQVPTMGVDRYWRCYVSPVFVDRTPVEELAAVWVHEVSHLLRDHHGRSDRVARERGLTGPGERLRMNIAADLEINDDVYGDGLVRPEGAVQPDRLGLPVGLLMEDYLRRFRLGAITQRLAWLDCGSGADGLDRGWELGPDGAHGLSDQERDLVRFRVAQGINGRPGTAPEGWRRWAEEVLHPPQPWRELLGAAVRSATSGAGSGDDYSYGRPARRSAGVPRAILPGLRRRPPRVCVVVDTSGSVSDTELGSALLEVAAISRSVGGRRDLVTVVSCDAAARTVQPLCRAEGIELVGGGGTDLRAGFDRALRTRPGPDVVVVLTDGQTPWPAARPACRTVVGLFPRQRSSGSSIEHDPHYRPDTPPEWARVVTIGSSGG; encoded by the coding sequence ATGACGACGGGCACACCGGGGGCGCTGGACCTCGGCAAGCTCTTCGCCGCCCGGCTGCAAGCGGCCCGGGTGCGGCCCTACTTGGCGACGGCGCTGTTCGCGCTGCACCCCGTCGAGTCGCGGCAGGTGCCGACGATGGGCGTCGACCGGTACTGGCGGTGCTATGTCTCGCCGGTCTTCGTGGACCGGACGCCCGTGGAGGAGCTGGCCGCGGTGTGGGTGCACGAGGTGTCCCACCTGCTGCGCGACCATCACGGGCGCAGCGACCGCGTCGCCCGGGAGCGCGGGCTGACCGGCCCCGGGGAGCGGCTGCGGATGAACATCGCCGCGGACCTCGAGATCAACGACGACGTGTACGGCGACGGGCTGGTCCGGCCCGAAGGCGCGGTCCAGCCGGATCGGTTGGGGCTGCCGGTGGGACTCCTCATGGAGGACTATCTGCGGCGCTTCCGGCTGGGGGCGATCACGCAGCGGCTGGCCTGGCTGGACTGCGGCAGCGGGGCCGACGGGCTGGACCGCGGGTGGGAGCTGGGACCGGACGGCGCGCACGGCCTGAGCGACCAGGAGCGGGACTTGGTCCGCTTCCGGGTGGCGCAGGGCATCAACGGCCGTCCCGGGACCGCGCCCGAGGGATGGCGGCGGTGGGCCGAGGAGGTGCTCCATCCGCCGCAGCCCTGGCGTGAGTTGCTGGGCGCGGCGGTCCGCTCGGCGACCTCCGGCGCGGGCTCGGGTGACGACTACAGTTACGGCCGTCCGGCGCGCCGCTCGGCCGGGGTGCCCCGCGCGATCCTGCCGGGTCTGCGGCGCAGGCCCCCTCGGGTGTGTGTGGTCGTCGACACCTCCGGGTCGGTCAGCGACACCGAACTGGGCAGCGCGCTCCTGGAGGTCGCCGCGATCTCCCGTTCTGTGGGCGGCCGGCGCGACCTGGTCACCGTGGTGTCGTGCGATGCGGCGGCCCGGACCGTGCAGCCGCTGTGCCGGGCCGAAGGGATCGAGCTGGTGGGCGGCGGCGGGACGGATCTGCGGGCGGGCTTCGACCGGGCGCTGCGGACGCGGCCGGGGCCCGACGTCGTCGTGGTCCTGACGGACGGACAGACGCCTTGGCCGGCCGCGCGACCGGCGTGCCGGACGGTGGTGGGCCTGTTCCCGCGGCAGCGGTCGAGCGGGTCCTCGATCGAGCACGACCCCCACTACCGGCCGGACACACCGCCCGAGTGGGCTCGGGTGGTGACGATCGGGTCGTCAGGGGGGTGA
- a CDS encoding MarR family winged helix-turn-helix transcriptional regulator: MTVFARRARASAGRMHPELSLVSYTLLSHLEECGGCRATDLAAHYALDKSTVSRQVAALELSGLIERRLDAEDHRVQVLHLTEAGQEILAQVTRSRRAAFRERLAHWPEEDLIRFAAYLERYNAGPSGTESG, encoded by the coding sequence ATGACGGTCTTCGCCCGCCGGGCCCGCGCCTCGGCGGGGCGCATGCACCCCGAGCTGTCGCTGGTGTCGTACACCCTGCTCAGCCATCTGGAGGAGTGCGGCGGATGCCGGGCGACCGACCTGGCCGCCCACTACGCGCTGGACAAGTCGACGGTGAGCCGCCAGGTGGCGGCGCTGGAGCTGTCGGGGCTGATCGAACGGCGCCTGGATGCCGAGGACCACCGGGTCCAGGTGCTGCATCTGACGGAGGCGGGCCAGGAGATCCTCGCCCAGGTCACCCGCAGCCGCCGGGCCGCCTTCCGGGAGCGGCTCGCGCACTGGCCGGAGGAGGACCTGATCCGCTTCGCGGCCTACCTGGAGCGCTACAACGCCGGACCGTCCGGCACCGAGTCCGGCTGA
- a CDS encoding GNAT family N-acetyltransferase — protein MSDPEASHVLDNPALASLAGPHARFAERRGRVLRYPVDVSPWLALPAEPDADDWADLAALAGPGSEVPLPGFRGQVPPGWEVTFHVEGVQLVDDGLATAPDAEAVRLGPADVPEMLDLVARTQPGPFLPRTIELGTYLGIRREGALIAMAGERLHPPGWTEISAVCTDPAFRGQGLGTRLIRAVAHGIRERGETPFLHTGAHNAGAIRLYESLGFRLRLRTAFLAARAPERLADDRAAIAVP, from the coding sequence ATGAGCGACCCGGAGGCGTCGCACGTCCTCGACAACCCCGCCCTCGCCTCCCTGGCCGGCCCGCACGCCCGCTTCGCCGAGCGGCGCGGCCGAGTGCTGCGCTACCCGGTCGACGTCTCTCCGTGGCTGGCGCTGCCCGCCGAGCCGGACGCGGACGACTGGGCGGACCTCGCCGCACTGGCCGGGCCCGGATCCGAGGTGCCGCTGCCCGGCTTTCGCGGTCAGGTGCCGCCCGGCTGGGAGGTGACCTTCCACGTGGAGGGAGTCCAGCTCGTGGACGACGGCCTCGCCACGGCGCCGGACGCGGAGGCGGTCCGCCTGGGCCCGGCCGACGTACCCGAGATGCTGGACCTGGTGGCGCGCACCCAGCCCGGCCCGTTCCTGCCGCGCACCATCGAACTCGGCACCTACCTGGGCATCCGCCGCGAGGGCGCCCTGATCGCCATGGCCGGGGAGCGGTTGCACCCGCCGGGCTGGACCGAGATCAGCGCGGTCTGCACCGACCCGGCCTTCCGCGGCCAGGGCCTGGGCACCCGGCTGATCCGCGCGGTCGCGCACGGCATCCGGGAGCGCGGCGAGACCCCGTTCCTGCATACCGGCGCCCACAACGCCGGGGCCATCCGGCTCTACGAGTCCCTCGGCTTCCGGCTGCGTCTGCGCACGGCCTTCCTCGCGGCCCGGGCCCCCGAACGCCTGGCCGACGACCGGGCTGCCATAGCGGTGCCCTGA
- a CDS encoding NADP-dependent oxidoreductase codes for MPKAYVFTRYGGPETEALTEVERPGAGPGKILVAVRAAGVNPVDWKLRGGFRRPGESGERVFPAVFGSEAAGVVVAVGEGVSGFAVGDEVFGNTVDGGYAEYALLPAAVSAHKPAGLSFTDAATLPVAAATAYDGVRQLDLPEGATLLVTGAGGGVGAAAVQIARAFGVRVVGVASESKKDFVESLGAVHVPSGPGLAERVRAAAPEGVDAVFDLVGDRTLAEAATLLADRTRLITAGAPPATVAELGGSRVVRARTAAVLDALADLVLRGALNPHVTSAFPLERAEEALRAVEGGHARGKIVIEVAG; via the coding sequence ATGCCCAAGGCCTACGTCTTCACGCGGTACGGCGGCCCCGAGACCGAGGCGCTGACCGAGGTGGAACGGCCCGGCGCCGGCCCCGGAAAGATCCTGGTCGCGGTACGGGCGGCGGGGGTGAACCCGGTCGACTGGAAACTGCGGGGCGGATTCCGCCGCCCCGGCGAGAGCGGCGAGCGCGTCTTTCCCGCGGTCTTCGGCAGCGAGGCCGCCGGTGTCGTCGTGGCGGTCGGCGAGGGCGTCAGCGGGTTCGCCGTCGGCGACGAGGTGTTCGGCAACACCGTGGACGGCGGGTATGCCGAGTACGCCCTGTTGCCTGCCGCGGTGAGCGCGCACAAGCCCGCCGGGCTGTCCTTCACCGACGCCGCCACCCTGCCGGTCGCCGCGGCCACCGCCTACGACGGCGTCCGCCAGCTGGATCTGCCCGAGGGAGCGACCCTGCTGGTGACGGGTGCGGGCGGGGGAGTCGGCGCGGCGGCCGTGCAGATCGCCCGTGCCTTCGGCGTGCGGGTCGTGGGCGTGGCGAGCGAGAGCAAGAAGGACTTCGTCGAGTCGCTCGGCGCGGTCCATGTGCCGAGCGGCCCCGGTCTTGCCGAGCGCGTACGTGCCGCCGCACCCGAGGGCGTCGACGCCGTGTTCGACCTGGTGGGCGACCGGACGCTCGCCGAGGCGGCCACCCTGCTCGCCGACCGGACCAGGCTGATCACCGCGGGTGCACCACCCGCGACCGTCGCCGAACTGGGCGGCTCCCGGGTCGTCCGCGCCCGCACCGCGGCCGTCCTGGACGCGTTGGCGGACCTCGTCCTGCGCGGCGCCCTGAACCCTCACGTCACCAGCGCCTTCCCGCTGGAGCGCGCCGAGGAGGCTCTGCGCGCCGTCGAGGGCGGGCACGCCCGGGGCAAGATCGTGATCGAGGTGGCCGGATGA
- a CDS encoding sulfite oxidase-like oxidoreductase — MNVTRGFTGRPRVDNPGLPPGQYDARDDWPVLSAEVTPDLAPADWSFRIDGLVERPHTWDWDAARALPGSSYEGDIHCVTGWSKFGVRFGGVSLDAFFHVVRPHGSATHAIAYSHTGYTANLPLADLVGGRAWIAWEYDGRPLAPEHGGPARLLVPHLYFWKSAKWIAGITLLDHDEPGFWERNGYHERGNPWEEQRYSGD, encoded by the coding sequence ATGAACGTCACCCGAGGCTTCACGGGCCGCCCGCGCGTCGACAACCCGGGGCTGCCGCCCGGGCAGTACGACGCGCGGGACGACTGGCCCGTCCTGTCCGCCGAGGTCACCCCCGACCTGGCACCCGCCGACTGGTCCTTCCGCATCGACGGACTCGTGGAGCGGCCGCACACCTGGGACTGGGACGCGGCGCGGGCCCTGCCCGGCTCGTCGTACGAGGGCGACATCCACTGCGTGACCGGCTGGTCGAAGTTCGGGGTGAGGTTCGGCGGCGTCTCGCTGGACGCGTTCTTCCATGTGGTGCGGCCCCATGGGTCCGCCACCCATGCGATCGCCTACTCCCACACCGGTTACACCGCGAACCTGCCGCTCGCGGACCTCGTGGGCGGACGGGCCTGGATCGCCTGGGAGTACGACGGCAGGCCGCTCGCACCCGAACACGGGGGCCCGGCGCGGCTGCTGGTGCCGCACCTGTACTTCTGGAAGAGCGCCAAGTGGATCGCCGGCATCACGCTCCTCGACCACGACGAGCCGGGTTTCTGGGAGCGCAACGGCTACCACGAGCGGGGCAATCCCTGGGAGGAGCAGCGGTACTCCGGTGACTGA
- a CDS encoding ferredoxin reductase: MTETPAKAFTPPTRFAVPGRIPVADQTAALWQTATLTEIRRETPHAATFRLAVPGWTGHLPGQHLMLRLTAADGYAAQRHYSIASAPDDSGHIELTLDHVPDGEVSGWFHTVARPGDTVEVRGPLSGFFAWAGDRPALLLGAGSGVVPLMSMVRHHRARDLAVPLRMLVSARGPEELIYARELGTETTAVFTRSAPTGVPVGRMAAAHVAPLLAEQPPNGWEAYVCGSNGFAEHASRLLVEAGQPVERIRIERFG; the protein is encoded by the coding sequence GTGACTGAGACCCCGGCCAAGGCCTTCACTCCCCCGACGCGCTTCGCCGTGCCCGGGCGCATCCCGGTGGCCGACCAGACGGCGGCACTGTGGCAGACGGCCACGCTGACCGAGATCCGGCGCGAGACACCGCACGCGGCCACCTTCCGCCTCGCGGTGCCCGGCTGGACGGGGCATCTGCCCGGTCAGCATCTGATGCTGCGGCTGACCGCGGCAGACGGCTACGCGGCGCAGCGCCACTACTCGATCGCCTCCGCACCGGACGACTCCGGCCATATCGAGCTGACCTTGGACCATGTGCCGGACGGGGAGGTCTCGGGCTGGTTCCACACGGTGGCCAGGCCCGGTGACACGGTCGAGGTGCGTGGCCCGCTGAGCGGCTTCTTCGCCTGGGCGGGCGACCGGCCCGCCCTGCTGCTCGGGGCCGGTTCCGGGGTCGTACCGCTGATGTCGATGGTGCGACACCACCGGGCGCGGGACCTGGCCGTGCCGCTGCGGATGCTGGTGTCGGCGCGCGGCCCCGAGGAGCTGATCTACGCGCGGGAGCTGGGCACGGAGACGACGGCCGTGTTCACGCGCAGCGCCCCCACCGGCGTACCGGTGGGTCGTATGGCGGCCGCACATGTGGCGCCGCTCCTCGCCGAGCAGCCCCCGAATGGGTGGGAGGCCTATGTGTGCGGCTCCAACGGCTTCGCCGAGCATGCCTCACGGCTGCTGGTCGAGGCGGGCCAGCCGGTCGAGCGCATCCGCATCGAACGCTTCGGGTGA
- a CDS encoding acetylxylan esterase, whose protein sequence is MALFDLPLAELREYRSASTAPDDFDAFWGKTLQEAREHDLDARFEPVDTGLSTVRVYDVTFAGFGGHPVKGWLRLPAGAAEPLPLVVEFIGYGGGRGLAHEKLLWASTGRAHFVMDTRGQGSAWGGGGGTPDPVGAAPAYPGFMTRGIDAPENYYYRRVFTDAVRAVEAARTHPLTDATRTAVIGESQGGGITLAVGALVPDLAAVAPDVPFLCDYPRAATVTDRHPYREIGLFLKTHRGRAADVLHTLSYFDGVHFAARGRAPALFSAALEDQTCPPSTVFAAFNAWAHEDKAIEVYDFNDHEGGGPFQEAHKLRWLRSYA, encoded by the coding sequence ATGGCTCTGTTCGACCTCCCCCTCGCCGAACTCCGCGAGTACCGCAGCGCGTCCACCGCACCCGACGACTTCGACGCCTTCTGGGGCAAGACGCTGCAGGAGGCGCGCGAGCACGACCTGGACGCCCGCTTCGAACCGGTGGACACGGGGCTGTCCACCGTGCGGGTGTACGACGTGACCTTCGCCGGGTTCGGCGGTCACCCCGTCAAGGGCTGGCTGCGGCTGCCGGCCGGCGCCGCGGAGCCGCTCCCGCTGGTCGTGGAGTTCATCGGTTACGGCGGCGGGCGCGGGCTCGCCCACGAGAAGCTGCTGTGGGCGTCGACGGGCCGGGCGCACTTCGTGATGGACACGCGCGGACAGGGCAGCGCCTGGGGCGGCGGGGGCGGCACGCCGGACCCGGTGGGCGCCGCGCCGGCCTACCCCGGGTTCATGACACGCGGCATCGACGCACCGGAGAACTACTACTACCGCCGGGTGTTCACGGACGCCGTGCGCGCGGTCGAGGCGGCCCGCACGCACCCGCTCACGGACGCGACGCGGACCGCGGTGATCGGAGAGAGCCAGGGCGGCGGCATCACCCTCGCCGTCGGCGCGCTGGTCCCCGATCTGGCCGCGGTCGCCCCGGACGTGCCGTTCCTGTGCGACTACCCGCGCGCGGCCACGGTGACGGACCGTCACCCGTACCGTGAGATAGGCCTGTTCCTCAAGACGCATCGCGGCCGCGCGGCCGACGTGCTGCACACCCTCTCCTACTTCGACGGGGTGCACTTCGCGGCCCGCGGCCGGGCCCCGGCGCTCTTCTCGGCGGCCCTGGAGGACCAGACCTGCCCGCCGTCTACCGTGTTCGCCGCGTTCAACGCCTGGGCGCACGAGGACAAGGCGATCGAGGTGTACGACTTCAACGACCACGAGGGCGGCGGCCCGTTCCAGGAGGCACACAAGCTCCGCTGGCTGCGGTCGTACGCCTGA
- a CDS encoding GntR family transcriptional regulator gives MARTTPLDPPQTDDRPRYWQVASLLLDELRDGTVPPGERLPGERHLARHFGVSRETVRQALKVLRRSGLVATDRRGSHATLDGRPVEEPVSLHFPVGARPADPCAVDRATVTWEAPSPEHAEALGLAPHRPTLVHRYQSATPDGRALRTAVTSFSAVALAEVAELARYRDRADGATPAQLRRAYDWMRKAGLTLHHRDAITQVGDAASVRVTRRVHDQYARPLEITDLLVNAGRDALVYEFTLPAAG, from the coding sequence ATGGCCCGCACCACCCCGCTCGATCCCCCGCAGACCGACGACCGGCCCCGGTACTGGCAGGTCGCGTCGCTGCTCCTCGACGAACTGCGCGACGGCACCGTTCCGCCCGGCGAACGGCTGCCGGGCGAGCGGCACCTGGCCCGGCACTTCGGCGTCAGCCGGGAGACCGTCCGGCAGGCGCTGAAGGTGCTGCGCCGCAGCGGTCTGGTAGCCACCGACCGGCGGGGCAGCCACGCCACGCTGGACGGCCGTCCGGTCGAGGAACCGGTCTCCCTCCACTTCCCGGTCGGTGCCCGGCCTGCGGATCCGTGCGCGGTGGACCGGGCGACGGTGACCTGGGAGGCGCCGTCACCGGAGCATGCCGAGGCGCTGGGCCTGGCCCCGCACCGGCCGACGCTGGTGCACCGCTACCAGTCGGCCACGCCGGACGGGCGGGCGCTGCGTACGGCGGTTACGTCGTTCTCGGCCGTGGCGCTCGCGGAGGTCGCGGAGCTGGCCCGCTACCGCGACCGGGCCGACGGCGCCACGCCCGCGCAGCTGCGCCGGGCCTACGACTGGATGCGCAAGGCCGGTCTGACCCTGCACCACCGGGACGCCATCACCCAGGTCGGCGACGCCGCCTCGGTCCGGGTGACCCGGCGGGTGCACGACCAGTACGCCCGCCCGCTGGAGATCACGGACCTGCTGGTGAACGCCGGACGGGACGCGCTGGTCTACGAGTTCACGCTGCCGGCGGCGGGGTAG
- a CDS encoding class I SAM-dependent methyltransferase: MFSPEGPTLRELAVQALSSVEHGYDLLAPKFDHTPFRTPDTVLESVAKALGPLGPFEDGLDLCCGTGAGTDVLAGLCHRSVTGVDFSAGMLDVARRRATGPVERVPAGPGTPGVAWVRGDARALPFTAAFDLVVSFGAFGHFLPRELPGLFTQVHSVLRPGGRFAFPVLAPPRPASPAFWMLLGFDAVMRVRNAVWRPPFVMYYRAFRLGQVLEELTRAGFTVDLRALPEFGRRDGGSPRARLVVARRPDGATPPPAA, translated from the coding sequence ATGTTCAGCCCCGAAGGCCCCACACTGCGCGAACTCGCCGTGCAGGCGCTGTCGTCCGTCGAGCACGGATACGACCTGCTGGCCCCGAAGTTCGACCACACGCCCTTCCGGACGCCGGACACGGTGCTGGAGTCCGTGGCGAAGGCGCTCGGCCCGCTCGGTCCGTTCGAGGACGGTCTCGACCTGTGCTGCGGCACTGGTGCCGGGACGGACGTCCTGGCCGGGCTGTGCCACCGGAGCGTCACCGGCGTCGACTTCAGCGCCGGCATGCTCGACGTCGCCCGGCGCCGGGCGACGGGTCCGGTCGAGCGAGTTCCGGCGGGGCCCGGGACGCCGGGCGTCGCCTGGGTGCGCGGCGACGCCCGGGCCCTGCCGTTCACGGCCGCGTTCGACCTCGTGGTCAGCTTCGGGGCGTTCGGTCACTTCCTGCCCCGGGAACTGCCCGGGCTGTTCACCCAGGTCCACTCGGTGCTGCGGCCGGGCGGCCGGTTCGCCTTCCCGGTCCTCGCTCCGCCCCGCCCGGCGAGCCCGGCGTTCTGGATGCTGCTCGGCTTCGACGCGGTGATGCGGGTGCGCAACGCCGTGTGGCGGCCGCCGTTCGTCATGTACTACCGGGCCTTCCGGCTCGGCCAGGTGCTGGAGGAGCTGACGCGCGCCGGGTTCACGGTCGACCTGCGGGCCCTGCCCGAGTTCGGGCGGCGGGACGGCGGCAGCCCTCGCGCCCGGCTGGTCGTGGCGCGCCGGCCGGACGGCGCTACCCCGCCGCCGGCAGCGTGA
- a CDS encoding PadR family transcriptional regulator — translation MSLKYAVLAALLEGEASGYELSKVFDVSLANFWPATPQQLYRELERLAQDGLVEARTVPQERRPTKRMFTLTEAGRTQLAAFAAQPPKRPTAVRDELLIKIQAMDGGDPEVTRALVEERGGWARGKLDRYQRVRERLLDGRNEEEYLRTADRIGPYLTLMAGIAFEEENLRWCERVLGVLKQRIPLG, via the coding sequence ATGTCGCTCAAATACGCCGTCCTGGCCGCCCTGCTGGAGGGCGAGGCCTCGGGTTACGAGCTGTCGAAGGTGTTCGACGTCTCGCTCGCGAACTTCTGGCCCGCCACACCCCAGCAGCTCTACCGGGAGCTGGAGCGGCTGGCGCAGGACGGGCTGGTCGAGGCCCGGACGGTGCCGCAGGAACGTCGGCCCACCAAGCGGATGTTCACCCTCACCGAGGCCGGCCGGACCCAGCTCGCCGCCTTCGCCGCCCAGCCGCCGAAGCGGCCCACCGCCGTCCGCGACGAACTCCTCATCAAGATCCAGGCCATGGACGGCGGTGACCCTGAGGTGACCCGGGCGCTCGTCGAGGAGCGCGGAGGCTGGGCGCGCGGCAAGCTCGACCGCTACCAGCGGGTGCGTGAACGCCTCCTCGACGGCCGGAACGAGGAGGAGTACCTGCGCACGGCCGACCGGATCGGCCCCTACCTCACCCTCATGGCCGGGATCGCCTTCGAGGAGGAGAACCTGCGCTGGTGCGAGCGCGTTCTCGGGGTGCTGAAGCAGCGGATCCCCCTAGGCTGA
- a CDS encoding nuclear transport factor 2 family protein, with product MRAFREAVEAGDMDAVEALLAEDVVFSSPVVFKPYPGKAITAAILHAVSQVFEDFRYKRELAGADGRDHALVFRARVDDRELTGCDFLHVNEEGLIDEFTVMVRPLSGAQALATAMGARFDRILEDARARSAGTGVSP from the coding sequence ATGCGCGCGTTCCGCGAGGCGGTCGAGGCGGGCGACATGGACGCCGTCGAGGCGCTGCTGGCCGAGGACGTCGTCTTCAGCAGCCCGGTCGTCTTCAAGCCCTATCCGGGCAAGGCGATCACCGCGGCGATCCTGCACGCGGTCTCCCAGGTCTTCGAGGACTTCCGGTACAAGCGCGAGCTCGCCGGCGCCGACGGCCGCGACCACGCGCTCGTCTTCCGCGCCCGCGTGGACGACCGGGAGCTGACCGGCTGCGACTTCCTGCATGTGAACGAGGAGGGCCTGATCGACGAGTTCACAGTGATGGTGCGCCCGCTGTCGGGCGCCCAGGCACTGGCCACGGCCATGGGCGCCCGGTTCGACCGGATCCTCGAGGACGCGCGGGCCCGCTCGGCAGGTACGGGCGTCAGCCCTTGA